Proteins encoded by one window of Sorex araneus isolate mSorAra2 chromosome 3, mSorAra2.pri, whole genome shotgun sequence:
- the DUSP14 gene encoding dual specificity protein phosphatase 14: protein MSSRGHSTLPRTLMAPRMISEGDIGGIAQITSSLFLGRGSVASNRHLLQARGITCIVNATIEIPNFNWPQFEYVKVPLADMPHAPIGLYFDTVADKIHSVSRKHGATLVHCAAGVSRSATLCIAYLMKFHNVCLLEAYNWVKARRPVIRPNVGFWRQLIDYERQLFGKSTVKMVQTPYGIVPDVYEKESRHLMPYWGM, encoded by the coding sequence ATGAGCTCCAGAGGTCACAGCACGCTCCCGCGGACTCTCATGGCCCCTCGCATGATTTCCGAGGGAGACATAGGAGGCATCGCCCAGAtcacctcctccctcttcctgggCAGGGGCAGCGTGGCCTCCAACCGGCACCTCCTCCAGGCTCGTGGCATCACCTGCATCGTGAACGCCACCATCGAGATCCCCAATTTCAACTGGCCCCAGTTCGAGTATGTTAAAGTGCCTCTGGCCGACATGCCTCACGCCCCCATCGGACTATACTTTGACACGGTGGCCGACAAGATCCACAGTGTGAGCAGGAAGCACGGGGCCACGCTGGTGCACTGTGCAGCTGGGGTGAGCCGCTCGGCCACCCTCTGCATCGCGTACCTGATGAAGTTCCACAACGTGTGCCTGCTGGAGGCGTACAACTGGGTGAAAGCCCGGAGGCCCGTCATCAGGCCCAACGTGGGCTTCTGGAGACAGCTCATAGACTACGAGCGCCAGCTCTTTGGGAAGTCGACAGTGAAAATGGTACAGACACCTTATGGCATAGTCCCGGACGTCTACGAGAAAGAGTCCCGACACCTGATGCCTTACTGGGGGATGTGA